Proteins from a genomic interval of Pseudomonas sp. RC10:
- a CDS encoding winged helix-turn-helix domain-containing protein, whose amino-acid sequence MDVSKTKSSFYRRLYVAYLIGSGIASSVPALTDVTGMPRRTAQDTIAALADLDIVCEFEQEEGARNHAGSYRIREWGAIDKRWIAEHLMQIKSVLGYP is encoded by the coding sequence ATGGACGTCAGCAAAACCAAAAGCAGCTTTTACCGCCGCTTGTATGTGGCGTATTTGATCGGCAGTGGCATCGCCAGCAGCGTCCCGGCCCTCACCGACGTCACCGGCATGCCGCGCCGAACGGCGCAAGACACTATCGCTGCGTTGGCGGATCTGGACATCGTGTGTGAGTTCGAACAGGAAGAGGGCGCGCGCAATCACGCGGGGTCGTACCGGATTCGCGAGTGGGGCGCGATCGACAAGCGCTGGATTGCGGAGCATCTAATGCAGATCAAATCGGTGCTGGGTTATCCCTGA
- a CDS encoding EAL domain-containing protein, whose protein sequence is MECVQPLSPNGKSVLLVVDDYPENLVTMRAVLQRQDWEIVTASSGMEALGLLLDVDVDIVLLDVQMPEMDGFEVARLMRGSQRTRLTPIIFLTANEQSRDAVHKGYASGAVDYLFKPFDPNILKPKVQALLEQQHNRRALQKLSRELESARAFNASVLANVAEGILVVNEDGIISFANPAICRLLGMTDGELRGTELCCYLEEPCVAEWTESGFYHHYRRADTYRIHDAIMRTPEGRQVPVALSCAPLPEEQKAMVLSVLDMSVVRDLYSQLEHQAVTDSLTGLLNRRGFYQTVEGMLLRNENAGKYLVVLYLDLDGFKHVNDSLGHDAGDQVLIWVAEQLKECLRPYDVLARMGGDEFVVVVDGLDFPEHAAKVAEKLIERVSVRRQVDGIEATLGASIGIAIYPDCGTNLDGLLRAADIAMYEAKRAGRHQYRFYDQYMNGRARSRLMLEESVRTAIEGKDFSIVYQPQINVLTGRTRGFEALLRWNHPDAGDVPSSLFIPLLEETRLINKLGSWIYEQGAAQRQRWEGVFPDDLVISVSVSPAQFSMPNLAAELQRAIQIHGLKPRQLEVEITEPSLVHNLVHSRKQLQSLHDIGVRVSLDDFGAGDSSLAHLRNLDLDTLKIDRHFISGMMNSPRDLAVARSIIDLCRLLDIEVIAEGVENLEQYHWLVDSGCEIIQGFLLAHPMTPDEALSFVAPITLPSRESLLGKG, encoded by the coding sequence ATGGAATGCGTGCAACCCCTGTCACCTAATGGCAAATCGGTTCTGTTGGTAGTCGATGACTACCCGGAAAATCTCGTCACGATGAGAGCGGTCCTGCAGCGACAGGACTGGGAAATCGTCACCGCCAGCTCCGGCATGGAAGCGCTGGGCCTGCTTCTGGATGTGGACGTCGACATCGTCCTGCTGGATGTGCAGATGCCTGAGATGGACGGCTTCGAAGTCGCGCGACTGATGCGCGGCAGCCAACGAACGCGCCTGACCCCCATCATTTTCCTGACCGCCAACGAGCAGTCCCGAGATGCCGTGCATAAAGGCTATGCCAGCGGTGCGGTGGATTATCTTTTCAAACCCTTTGACCCGAACATCCTCAAACCCAAGGTTCAGGCGCTACTGGAGCAGCAGCACAACCGTCGTGCCCTGCAGAAACTCAGCCGGGAGCTGGAGTCGGCGAGGGCGTTCAATGCGTCGGTGCTGGCGAACGTTGCCGAAGGCATTCTGGTGGTCAACGAAGACGGCATCATCAGTTTCGCCAACCCGGCGATCTGTCGGCTGCTGGGCATGACCGATGGCGAGCTGCGAGGCACCGAGCTGTGCTGTTATCTCGAAGAGCCGTGTGTCGCTGAGTGGACAGAGTCCGGGTTTTATCACCACTACCGACGCGCTGATACCTATCGCATTCATGACGCCATCATGCGCACCCCTGAAGGGCGGCAAGTGCCGGTGGCGCTGTCTTGCGCGCCATTGCCTGAAGAGCAGAAAGCGATGGTGTTGAGCGTGCTCGACATGTCGGTGGTGCGAGACCTTTATAGCCAACTTGAACACCAGGCCGTCACGGATTCGTTGACCGGGTTGCTCAACCGCCGAGGCTTTTACCAAACGGTCGAAGGCATGCTGCTGCGCAATGAGAATGCCGGGAAATACCTGGTGGTCCTCTATCTAGATCTCGACGGCTTCAAGCACGTCAACGATTCGCTGGGGCATGACGCGGGCGATCAGGTGTTGATCTGGGTCGCCGAGCAATTGAAGGAATGCTTGCGGCCGTATGACGTGCTGGCGCGGATGGGTGGCGACGAATTCGTCGTTGTGGTCGATGGGCTGGACTTCCCCGAACACGCCGCCAAAGTCGCCGAAAAGCTCATCGAACGGGTATCGGTGCGACGTCAGGTGGACGGAATCGAAGCCACGTTGGGCGCGAGCATCGGCATTGCGATTTACCCGGATTGCGGCACCAATCTCGATGGGCTGCTGCGTGCCGCCGACATCGCGATGTACGAAGCCAAGCGCGCGGGTCGCCATCAATACCGTTTCTATGACCAGTACATGAATGGCCGTGCGCGTTCTCGATTGATGCTCGAAGAAAGCGTGCGCACCGCCATTGAGGGCAAAGATTTCTCTATCGTCTATCAGCCGCAGATCAACGTTTTGACGGGGCGTACCCGAGGTTTTGAAGCCTTGCTGCGCTGGAACCACCCGGATGCGGGCGACGTGCCGTCCAGCCTGTTCATCCCGTTGCTGGAAGAAACGCGGCTGATCAACAAACTGGGCAGTTGGATCTACGAGCAAGGCGCCGCGCAGCGCCAGCGTTGGGAGGGGGTGTTCCCGGATGACCTGGTGATCAGCGTGAGCGTGAGTCCGGCGCAGTTCAGCATGCCCAATCTCGCTGCCGAGCTGCAGCGGGCGATCCAGATTCACGGGCTGAAACCGCGACAGTTGGAGGTGGAAATCACCGAGCCGTCGCTGGTCCACAACCTTGTTCACAGTCGTAAACAGCTGCAAAGCCTGCACGACATTGGCGTTCGGGTGTCGCTGGATGATTTCGGCGCAGGCGACAGTTCACTGGCGCACCTGCGAAACCTGGATCTGGACACGCTCAAGATCGACCGGCATTTCATCAGCGGCATGATGAACTCCCCGCGCGATCTGGCCGTAGCGCGCAGCATCATCGATCTGTGCCGATTGCTGGATATCGAAGTGATCGCTGAAGGGGTCGAGAATCTGGAGCAATATCACTGGCTCGTCGACAGTGGCTGCGAAATCATCCAGGGGTTCCTGCTGGCGCATCCGATGACGCCGGACGAAGCCTTGAGTTTCGTCGCGCCGATTACGTTGCCGAGTCGTGAGTCGCTGCTGGGCAAAGGCTGA
- a CDS encoding GNAT family N-acetyltransferase: MSINWICKHHTALSKEQLYAILQLRAQVFVVEQKCFYQDVDGQDLLGDTRHLMAWQDDELVAYLRLLDPIQQDGDVTIGRVVTAPSMRNKGMGHELMVQALEHAERNWPDQPIYLSAQAHLQGYYSRYGFNPVGEVYVEDGIPHIGMRRDLD, from the coding sequence ATGTCTATCAACTGGATTTGCAAACACCATACCGCCCTGAGCAAGGAACAGTTGTACGCCATTTTGCAGCTGCGCGCGCAGGTGTTCGTTGTCGAACAGAAATGCTTTTATCAGGATGTCGATGGCCAGGACTTGCTGGGCGATACGCGCCATTTGATGGCCTGGCAAGACGATGAACTGGTGGCTTATCTGCGCCTGCTCGACCCGATCCAGCAGGACGGCGACGTGACCATCGGACGCGTGGTGACTGCCCCATCGATGCGCAACAAAGGCATGGGCCACGAACTCATGGTGCAAGCGCTGGAACACGCCGAACGCAACTGGCCCGATCAACCGATCTATCTGTCGGCGCAGGCGCATTTGCAGGGCTACTACAGCCGTTACGGGTTCAACCCGGTGGGTGAGGTGTACGTGGAGGACGGCATTCCACACATCGGGATGCGTCGGGATCTGGATTGA
- the putA gene encoding trifunctional transcriptional regulator/proline dehydrogenase/L-glutamate gamma-semialdehyde dehydrogenase, protein MATTTLGVKLDDPTRERLKAAAQSIDRTPHWLIKQAIFNYLEKLEAGATLNELNGLVSKDADDHGDLPVDNGHQAFLEFAESILPQSVLRAAITSAYRRPEPEVVPMLLEQARLPVAMADATHKLAASIAEKLRNQKSAGGRAGIVQGLLQEFSLSSQEGVALMCLAEALLRIPDKGTRDALIRDKISTGNWQPHLGNSPSLFVNAATWGLLLTGKLVSTHNEAGLTSSLSRIIGKSGEPMIRKGVDMAMRLMGEQFVTGETIAEALANASRFESKGFRYSYDMLGEAALTEHDAQKYLASYEQAIHSIGKASHGRGIYEGPGISIKLSALHPRYSRAQYERVMEELYPRLLSLTLLAKQYDIGLNIDAEEADRLELSLDLLERLCFEPQLTGWNGIGFVIQAYQKRCPYVIDYVIDLARRSRHRLMIRLVKGAYWDSEIKRAQVEGLEGYPVYTRKVYTDVSYIACARKLLSVPEVIYPQFATHNAHTLSAIYHIAGQNYYPGQYEFQCLHGMGEPLYEQVVGKVADGKLNRPCRVYAPVGTHETLLAYLVRRLLENGANTSFVNRIADQSISIQELVADPVSSIERMATQEGGFGLPHPRIPLPRDLYGSERANSAGIDMANEHRLASLSSALLATAHNDWKALPMLGSPVSAGAANPVLNPSDLRDVVGHVQEASLEDVDNALLSALSAGPIWQATPPAERAAILERAADLMEADIQLLMGLLAREAGKTYANAIAEVREAVDFLRYYAVQARNDFTNDAHRPLGPVVCISPWNFPLAIFSGQVAAALAAGNPVLAKPAEQTPLVAAQAVRILLEAGIPEGVVQLLPGRGETVGARLVGDDRVKGVMFTGSTEVARLLQRNIAGRLDSQGRPIPLIAETGGQNAMIVDSSALTEQVVIDVVSSAFDSAGQRCSALRVLCLQEDSADRVIEMLKGAMAESRLGNPERLSVDIGPVIDAEAKAGIEKHIQAMRDKGRNVYQVAIADSDEIKRGTYVMPTLIELESFDELQREIFGPVLHVVRYKRKELDQLIGQINASGYGLTLGVHTRIDETIAKVIDSVNAGNMYVNRNIVGAVVGVQPFGGEGLSGTGPKAGGPLYLYRLLSTRPADAVQKSFAQGDAATKPDVRLRDNLLKPLTALKAWASSQQQAELEATCDQFAEQSQSGISRLLAGPTGERNSYSILPREHVLCLAEDETDLLTQLAAVLAVGSTAIVPDTEISKPLYKRLPKDVQARIKLVSDWSKDDIAIEAVLHHGDSDQLRAICEQVAQRAGAIIGVHGLSKGETGIALERLVIERALSVNTAAAGGNASLMTIG, encoded by the coding sequence ATGGCGACCACCACCCTCGGTGTCAAACTCGACGACCCGACCCGCGAGCGATTGAAAGCAGCTGCGCAGTCCATTGACCGGACTCCCCACTGGCTTATCAAACAGGCGATTTTCAATTACCTGGAGAAGCTCGAAGCTGGCGCCACCCTCAACGAGCTCAATGGGCTGGTCAGCAAAGACGCCGATGATCACGGCGATTTGCCCGTGGATAACGGCCATCAGGCGTTCCTTGAATTCGCTGAAAGCATCCTGCCTCAGTCAGTGCTGCGCGCCGCGATCACGTCGGCTTATCGTCGCCCTGAGCCTGAAGTCGTGCCAATGCTGCTGGAACAGGCCCGCCTGCCAGTAGCCATGGCAGACGCCACCCACAAGCTGGCCGCGTCGATTGCCGAAAAACTGCGCAATCAAAAGAGCGCCGGGGGCCGCGCGGGCATCGTGCAGGGCCTGCTGCAAGAGTTCTCGCTGTCGTCCCAAGAAGGCGTGGCGCTGATGTGCCTGGCCGAAGCGCTGCTGCGCATTCCGGACAAAGGCACCCGCGATGCACTGATCCGCGACAAGATCAGCACCGGCAACTGGCAGCCGCATCTGGGTAACAGCCCATCGCTATTCGTCAACGCAGCCACCTGGGGGCTGCTGCTGACCGGCAAACTGGTCAGCACTCACAACGAAGCAGGCCTGACCTCTTCGCTGAGCCGCATCATCGGCAAGTCCGGCGAACCGATGATCCGCAAGGGCGTCGACATGGCCATGCGCCTGATGGGCGAGCAGTTCGTCACGGGTGAAACCATTGCCGAGGCGCTGGCCAACGCCAGCCGTTTCGAATCCAAAGGCTTCCGCTATTCCTACGACATGCTCGGAGAAGCGGCGCTGACCGAACACGATGCGCAGAAATACCTGGCGTCGTACGAACAAGCAATCCACTCCATCGGCAAAGCCTCCCACGGTCGCGGCATTTACGAAGGCCCGGGCATCTCGATCAAGCTTTCGGCCCTGCATCCGCGTTATAGCCGTGCGCAGTACGAGCGAGTGATGGAAGAGCTGTACCCGCGCCTGCTGTCCCTGACGCTGCTGGCCAAGCAGTACGACATCGGCCTGAACATCGACGCCGAAGAAGCGGACCGTCTTGAGCTGTCACTGGACCTGCTCGAACGCCTATGCTTCGAACCGCAACTGACCGGCTGGAACGGCATCGGCTTCGTCATTCAGGCCTATCAAAAGCGCTGCCCATACGTGATCGACTACGTGATCGATCTGGCCCGCCGCAGCCGCCATCGCTTGATGATCCGCCTGGTGAAGGGCGCGTACTGGGACAGCGAAATCAAGCGTGCTCAGGTCGAAGGCCTGGAAGGCTATCCGGTCTACACCCGCAAGGTGTACACCGACGTGTCCTACATCGCCTGCGCCCGCAAATTGCTGTCGGTGCCGGAAGTCATTTACCCGCAATTCGCGACGCACAACGCCCACACGTTGTCGGCGATTTATCACATCGCCGGTCAGAACTATTATCCCGGCCAGTACGAATTCCAGTGCCTCCATGGCATGGGTGAACCTCTTTACGAACAAGTCGTAGGCAAGGTCGCTGACGGCAAGCTGAATCGACCGTGCCGCGTGTACGCTCCGGTTGGCACACACGAAACGCTGCTGGCTTATCTGGTTCGTCGCCTGTTGGAAAACGGCGCCAACACTTCTTTCGTCAACCGCATCGCCGACCAGTCCATTTCGATTCAGGAATTGGTGGCCGACCCCGTTTCCAGCATCGAGCGCATGGCCACGCAGGAAGGCGGCTTTGGTCTGCCGCACCCACGCATTCCGCTGCCTCGCGATTTGTATGGCAGCGAGCGCGCCAACTCGGCCGGCATCGACATGGCCAACGAACACCGTCTGGCGTCGTTGTCGTCCGCACTGTTGGCCACCGCACACAACGACTGGAAAGCCCTGCCGATGCTGGGCAGCCCGGTCAGCGCAGGCGCTGCAAACCCTGTGCTGAACCCATCCGACTTGCGTGACGTGGTGGGCCATGTTCAGGAAGCCAGTCTGGAAGACGTCGATAACGCCCTTCTGAGCGCCCTGAGCGCCGGTCCGATCTGGCAAGCGACGCCACCGGCCGAACGCGCCGCGATCCTGGAACGGGCCGCTGATTTGATGGAAGCCGACATCCAGCTCCTGATGGGCCTGCTGGCTCGCGAAGCAGGCAAGACCTACGCCAACGCCATCGCCGAAGTGCGTGAAGCCGTGGACTTCCTGCGTTACTACGCCGTGCAGGCTCGCAACGATTTCACCAACGACGCCCACCGTCCACTGGGTCCGGTGGTCTGCATCAGCCCGTGGAACTTCCCGCTGGCGATTTTCAGTGGTCAGGTCGCCGCAGCATTGGCCGCAGGTAACCCGGTATTGGCCAAGCCGGCCGAGCAAACCCCGCTGGTCGCGGCTCAAGCCGTGCGCATTCTGCTGGAAGCCGGTATTCCTGAGGGCGTGGTGCAATTGCTGCCAGGTCGTGGCGAAACCGTCGGGGCCCGCCTGGTCGGCGACGATCGCGTCAAAGGCGTGATGTTCACCGGCTCCACCGAAGTCGCCCGCCTGCTGCAACGCAACATCGCCGGTCGTCTCGACTCGCAGGGCCGTCCGATCCCGCTGATCGCCGAAACCGGCGGCCAGAACGCGATGATCGTCGATTCCTCAGCCCTGACTGAACAGGTGGTGATCGACGTGGTGTCCTCGGCCTTCGACAGTGCGGGCCAGCGTTGCTCTGCATTGCGCGTTTTGTGCCTGCAGGAAGACTCCGCCGACCGCGTCATCGAAATGCTCAAGGGTGCCATGGCCGAAAGCCGTCTGGGCAACCCGGAGCGCCTGTCCGTAGACATTGGTCCGGTGATCGACGCCGAAGCCAAGGCAGGCATCGAGAAACACATCCAGGCCATGCGTGACAAAGGCCGTAACGTGTATCAGGTGGCAATCGCCGACAGCGACGAAATCAAGCGCGGCACCTACGTGATGCCAACCCTGATCGAACTGGAAAGCTTCGACGAACTGCAACGCGAGATCTTCGGTCCCGTGCTGCACGTCGTTCGCTACAAGCGCAAGGAACTGGACCAACTGATCGGCCAGATCAACGCCTCGGGCTACGGCCTGACGCTGGGTGTTCATACCCGCATCGACGAAACCATCGCCAAGGTGATCGACTCGGTGAACGCCGGCAACATGTACGTCAACCGCAACATCGTGGGTGCCGTGGTCGGGGTTCAACCGTTCGGCGGCGAAGGTCTGTCGGGCACCGGTCCGAAAGCGGGCGGCCCGCTGTACCTGTATCGCCTGCTCTCGACTCGCCCTGCCGACGCCGTGCAGAAATCGTTCGCTCAAGGTGACGCCGCGACGAAGCCTGACGTGCGCCTGCGCGACAACCTGCTCAAACCGCTGACCGCTTTGAAAGCCTGGGCGTCGAGCCAGCAACAAGCGGAATTGGAAGCGACCTGTGATCAGTTCGCCGAACAATCGCAAAGCGGCATCTCACGACTGCTGGCAGGCCCGACCGGCGAGCGCAACAGCTACAGCATCCTGCCCCGTGAGCACGTGCTGTGCCTGGCCGAAGACGAAACCGACCTGCTGACGCAACTGGCCGCTGTACTGGCCGTTGGCAGCACCGCCATCGTGCCGGACACCGAGATCAGCAAGCCGCTGTACAAGCGCCTGCCGAAAGACGTGCAGGCGCGCATCAAACTGGTGAGTGACTGGAGCAAGGACGACATCGCCATCGAAGCCGTCCTGCACCACGGCGACTCCGACCAGCTGCGCGCCATCTGCGAGCAAGTCGCTCAGCGTGCTGGCGCCATCATCGGTGTTCACGGCTTGTCCAAAGGCGAAACCGGCATTGCGCTGGAACGCTTGGTGATCGAACGTGCGTTGAGCGTGAACACCGCTGCGGCAGGGGGGAATGCGAGTCTGATGACGATCGGGTAA
- a CDS encoding transporter substrate-binding domain-containing protein, giving the protein MPRLLRAMALLGMLLIAQGASAQKLRIAGDAWAPYSDLTLINGGLSTDLIRTALDRAGYTTEYDQVPWARAVHGVSEGRYDILINAWYSRDRTEMGEFSGEYLVNRLRFLKRKTSDIQYKSLPQLHPYSIAIVRSYAYSPEFDNDPDLKKIPVASFSTAVRMLAAGRVELTVEDEYAARFALSHEPEDVRGSVDFLPQSLSENSLHILVSLKNPDHAKIVADFDNAIAAMKADGTYDKLFKLHGL; this is encoded by the coding sequence ATGCCGCGTTTGCTTCGAGCCATGGCTTTGCTGGGAATGCTGTTGATTGCGCAAGGCGCGTCGGCGCAGAAACTGCGTATCGCCGGTGACGCCTGGGCCCCTTATTCGGATCTGACGCTGATCAATGGCGGGCTGTCCACTGACCTGATTCGCACGGCGCTTGACCGCGCCGGTTACACCACTGAATACGATCAGGTGCCGTGGGCCAGGGCGGTTCATGGGGTCAGTGAAGGGCGTTATGACATCCTGATCAACGCGTGGTACAGCAGAGATCGCACAGAGATGGGCGAGTTTTCCGGCGAGTACCTGGTTAACCGTTTGCGGTTTCTCAAGCGCAAAACGTCGGACATCCAGTACAAAAGCCTGCCTCAGTTACACCCCTATTCCATTGCCATCGTCCGCAGCTATGCCTACTCCCCCGAGTTCGATAACGATCCCGATCTGAAAAAAATACCGGTCGCGAGCTTTTCGACGGCGGTCCGGATGTTGGCGGCGGGGAGGGTGGAGCTGACCGTCGAGGACGAATACGCGGCGCGTTTCGCCCTTAGTCACGAGCCGGAAGACGTGCGAGGCAGCGTCGACTTTTTGCCCCAGTCATTGAGCGAAAACAGCCTGCACATTCTGGTCAGCCTGAAGAACCCCGATCACGCGAAAATCGTCGCCGATTTCGACAATGCCATCGCCGCCATGAAAGCCGATGGCACCTACGACAAGTTGTTCAAGCTGCACGGTCTGTAA
- a CDS encoding M48 family metallopeptidase, translated as MLKYLLAYPASLQDQVRHLIAQDKLGDYLKQRYPGRHDVQSDKALYAYALALKQEHLRNAPTIDKVLFDNRLDLTHRALGLHTTVSRVQGGKLKAKKEIRVASLFKEAAPEFLKMIVVHELAHFKESDHNKAFYNLCEHMQPGYHQLEFDLRVYLTWRDMQG; from the coding sequence ATGCTCAAGTACCTGCTGGCCTACCCGGCGTCTTTGCAGGATCAGGTCCGCCACCTGATTGCCCAGGACAAACTCGGCGATTATCTGAAGCAGCGCTACCCCGGACGCCATGACGTGCAGAGCGACAAAGCGCTTTACGCCTACGCGCTCGCCCTCAAGCAGGAACACCTTCGCAACGCGCCGACCATCGACAAAGTGCTGTTCGATAACCGCCTGGACCTCACCCATCGCGCCCTTGGCCTGCACACCACGGTTTCACGCGTGCAAGGCGGCAAGCTCAAGGCCAAGAAAGAAATTCGCGTGGCCTCGCTGTTCAAAGAGGCGGCGCCTGAGTTCCTCAAGATGATCGTCGTGCATGAACTGGCGCACTTCAAAGAGAGCGACCACAACAAGGCCTTCTACAACCTGTGCGAGCACATGCAGCCGGGGTATCACCAGCTGGAATTCGACCTGCGCGTGTACCTGACGTGGCGGGACATGCAGGGCTGA
- the putP gene encoding sodium/proline symporter PutP, whose translation MNISNPTLITFVIYIAAMVLIGLMAYRSTNNLSDYILGGRSLGSVVTALSAGASDMSGWLLMGLPGAIYMSGLSESWIAIGLIVGAYLNWLFVAGRLRVQTEHNGDALTLPDYFSSRFEDTSGVLRIISAIVILVFFTIYCASGIVAGARLFESTFGMPYETALWAGAAATIAYTFIGGFLAVSWTDTVQATLMIFALILTPIIVLLATGGVDTTFLAIEAKDPAHFDMLKNTTFIGIISLMGWGLGYFGQPHILARFMAADSVKSIAKARRISMAWMILCLGGTVAVGFFGIAYFSAHPEVAGPVTENPERVFIELAKLLFNPWVAGVLLSAILAAVMSTLSCQLLVCSSALTEDFYKAFLRKRASQLELVWVGRAMVLLVALIAIAMAANPENRVLGLVSYAWAGFGAAFGPVVLISVLWKGMTRNGALAGILVGAVTVVVWKHFELLGLYEIIPGFIFASLAIVLFSALGKGPTAGMLQRFEAAEKEYKAA comes from the coding sequence ATGAACATTAGCAACCCTACGTTGATCACTTTTGTGATCTACATCGCTGCCATGGTCCTGATCGGACTCATGGCTTATCGCTCCACCAATAACCTTTCGGATTACATACTCGGCGGTCGAAGCCTGGGCAGCGTCGTGACGGCACTGTCAGCGGGGGCCTCGGACATGAGTGGCTGGCTGCTGATGGGGCTTCCAGGCGCGATTTACATGTCCGGCCTGTCGGAAAGCTGGATCGCCATCGGCCTGATCGTCGGCGCCTACCTGAACTGGCTGTTTGTGGCCGGTCGCCTGCGGGTGCAGACCGAGCATAACGGCGACGCACTCACACTCCCGGATTACTTCTCCAGCCGCTTCGAAGACACCAGCGGCGTGCTGCGGATCATTTCGGCGATCGTAATCCTGGTGTTCTTCACGATCTACTGCGCCTCGGGCATCGTGGCCGGCGCGCGTCTGTTCGAAAGCACGTTCGGCATGCCTTATGAAACCGCGCTGTGGGCCGGAGCCGCCGCGACTATCGCGTACACATTCATCGGCGGTTTCCTCGCCGTGAGCTGGACCGACACCGTGCAGGCCACGTTGATGATCTTTGCGCTCATCCTGACGCCCATCATCGTCCTGCTGGCCACGGGTGGCGTCGATACCACGTTTCTGGCCATTGAAGCCAAAGACCCGGCTCACTTCGACATGCTCAAGAACACCACCTTCATCGGCATCATTTCTTTGATGGGCTGGGGCCTGGGGTATTTCGGGCAGCCGCATATCCTGGCGCGTTTCATGGCGGCCGATTCGGTGAAGTCGATCGCCAAGGCCCGTCGCATCTCCATGGCGTGGATGATCCTGTGCCTGGGCGGCACCGTGGCCGTCGGCTTCTTCGGTATCGCCTATTTCTCCGCGCATCCTGAAGTCGCCGGGCCTGTGACGGAAAACCCCGAGCGCGTGTTCATAGAACTGGCAAAGCTGTTGTTCAACCCGTGGGTGGCCGGCGTGCTGCTGTCGGCCATCCTCGCAGCGGTCATGAGTACGTTGAGTTGTCAGTTGCTGGTGTGTTCCAGCGCGTTGACGGAAGACTTCTACAAGGCATTCCTGCGCAAACGTGCCTCGCAACTTGAACTGGTCTGGGTTGGACGTGCAATGGTGCTGCTGGTGGCCCTGATCGCCATCGCCATGGCCGCGAACCCTGAGAACCGAGTCCTGGGTCTGGTGAGCTACGCGTGGGCAGGTTTCGGCGCGGCATTCGGGCCCGTGGTGCTGATTTCCGTTCTATGGAAAGGCATGACCCGCAACGGTGCGCTGGCAGGAATTCTGGTGGGGGCCGTCACGGTCGTCGTCTGGAAGCACTTCGAGTTGCTGGGCCTGTACGAAATCATTCCGGGGTTCATCTTCGCCAGCCTCGCCATTGTGCTCTTCAGTGCGCTGGGCAAAGGACCGACGGCGGGCATGTTGCAGCGTTTCGAAGCGGCGGAGAAAGAGTACAAGGCTGCGTAA
- a CDS encoding polysaccharide lyase family 7 protein — protein MIDLGTWNLSIPVGSPPATIETRQLLQGYDGKYFTSSASNVTFWAPVTGTKTANAKYPRTELRETWSNGTLHNWFYPDADNFLTAKLKVIQVPSSGRVVIGQIHVYESTQPLLKVEYQYQDATKDGIIVAKVRFHPTDKKARIFTVAEGVPLNETFKYQIHLNKAGLLSVRANNMYWNDRISATWSKQQLYFKAGVYTQDNTGYTSEGGKVMFFNLDVDHNKG, from the coding sequence ATGATTGATTTGGGAACCTGGAATCTGAGCATTCCTGTGGGCTCGCCCCCCGCCACCATTGAAACCCGCCAACTGCTTCAAGGCTACGACGGCAAGTACTTCACCTCCAGTGCTTCCAATGTCACGTTCTGGGCGCCGGTCACCGGCACCAAGACCGCCAACGCCAAGTACCCTCGCACAGAATTGCGGGAGACCTGGTCGAACGGCACCCTGCATAACTGGTTCTATCCTGACGCCGACAATTTCCTCACGGCCAAGCTCAAGGTCATTCAGGTGCCTTCATCCGGCCGCGTCGTGATTGGTCAGATCCATGTATATGAGAGCACCCAGCCGTTACTCAAAGTCGAGTACCAATATCAGGACGCGACCAAGGACGGCATCATCGTTGCCAAGGTCAGGTTTCATCCCACCGACAAGAAAGCGCGCATCTTCACGGTCGCCGAAGGCGTACCACTCAACGAAACCTTCAAGTATCAGATTCATCTGAACAAAGCCGGTTTGCTCAGTGTGAGGGCCAACAACATGTACTGGAACGATCGCATCAGCGCTACGTGGAGCAAACAGCAGCTGTACTTCAAGGCGGGGGTTTATACCCAGGACAACACCGGTTACACCAGCGAAGGCGGCAAGGTGATGTTCTTCAACCTGGATGTGGATCACAACAAAGGTTGA